One segment of Gammaproteobacteria bacterium DNA contains the following:
- a CDS encoding DUF485 domain-containing protein yields MQDDLVHKIKSNPKYHELVSKRNSFKWIMAIIMLVVYYAFILTIAFDKEFMAQPLSPDSVTTIGIPIGVAVILFAFAMTGIYVFRANAVFDKLTHEIKEEVL; encoded by the coding sequence ATGCAAGACGATTTGGTTCACAAGATAAAAAGCAACCCGAAGTATCACGAGTTGGTCTCCAAACGCAACTCGTTTAAATGGATCATGGCGATCATCATGCTGGTGGTCTACTACGCCTTCATCCTGACGATCGCCTTTGACAAAGAGTTTATGGCGCAACCGCTCTCGCCCGACTCCGTTACCACTATCGGTATCCCGATTGGGGTCGCGGTGATCCTGTTCGCCTTTGCCATGACCGGCATCTACGTCTTCCGGGCGAATGCTGTCTTCGATAAGCTCACCCACGAAATCAAGGAGGAAGTGCTATGA
- a CDS encoding cation acetate symporter has translation MSFWKRIFPTIFLMLVAGSALAAGGDLGEVKKSAVNIPAIIMFLVFVALTLGITYWAAQRTKTAKDFYAAGGGITGFQNGLAIAGDYMSAASFLGISGLVFLNGYDGLIYSVGWLVGWPIIMFLIAEQLRNLGKYTYADVVSYRFERVPMRTLAATAALIVVILYLIGQMVGAGKLIQLLFGLDYVYAVIIVGVLIIIYVTFGGMLATTWVQIIKAGLLLSGATVIAFGALYLASDGSMSPGRMFQKAVEIHPKGIKIMGPGTLVTTPIEAISLGLALMFGTAGLPHILMRFFTVGNAIEARKSVFFATGWIGYFYILTFLMGFGAIVLLTGNPEFADAAATGGIRGGQNMAAVNLAAAVGGNVLLGFISAVAFATILAVVSGLTLAGASAISHDLYANVWAHGNVDEQHEVRVSKIATIVLGIIAIFLGIAFEKQNVAYLVALTFSVAASANFPILFMSIYYGKMTTRGALIGGWLGLISASVLVFIGPTVWRDILHMGDPIFPLKFPALFSMTIAFLGIWIGSITDTSERAKKECEAFEAQDVRCQTGIGAEGAASH, from the coding sequence ATGAGCTTCTGGAAGCGCATATTCCCAACGATCTTCTTGATGCTTGTTGCTGGCAGCGCCTTAGCCGCCGGCGGCGATCTGGGAGAAGTCAAGAAATCGGCGGTCAACATTCCCGCCATCATCATGTTCCTGGTGTTCGTCGCTCTTACCCTGGGCATTACCTATTGGGCGGCGCAACGCACCAAGACCGCCAAGGATTTCTACGCCGCCGGCGGCGGCATCACCGGTTTCCAGAATGGTCTGGCGATCGCGGGCGACTACATGTCCGCCGCCTCGTTCCTGGGCATTTCCGGTCTGGTGTTCCTGAATGGCTATGACGGGCTAATCTATTCGGTCGGCTGGCTGGTCGGCTGGCCGATCATCATGTTCCTGATTGCCGAGCAACTGCGTAATCTCGGTAAATACACCTACGCGGACGTGGTCTCCTACCGCTTCGAGCGGGTGCCGATGCGCACCCTGGCGGCTACCGCTGCGCTGATCGTGGTGATTCTGTACCTGATCGGCCAGATGGTCGGCGCTGGCAAACTGATTCAGTTGCTGTTCGGCTTGGATTATGTCTATGCCGTCATCATCGTGGGTGTGTTGATCATCATCTACGTCACTTTCGGCGGCATGTTGGCCACCACCTGGGTACAAATCATCAAGGCGGGTTTATTGCTATCCGGCGCCACCGTCATTGCCTTCGGCGCGCTGTACCTGGCCTCGGATGGCAGCATGAGTCCCGGACGGATGTTCCAGAAAGCCGTTGAGATTCATCCCAAAGGCATCAAGATCATGGGGCCGGGCACGTTGGTCACCACCCCTATTGAAGCCATCTCGCTGGGCTTGGCGCTAATGTTTGGCACCGCGGGTCTACCCCACATCCTGATGCGCTTCTTCACCGTGGGCAACGCCATCGAAGCTCGCAAGTCGGTGTTCTTCGCCACTGGCTGGATCGGCTACTTCTACATCCTGACCTTCCTGATGGGTTTTGGCGCTATCGTACTGCTGACCGGTAATCCCGAATTCGCCGATGCGGCTGCGACGGGCGGCATCCGGGGCGGCCAGAACATGGCGGCGGTCAACCTGGCGGCGGCAGTCGGCGGCAACGTGCTGCTTGGTTTCATCTCGGCGGTGGCTTTTGCGACGATTCTGGCGGTGGTGTCCGGTCTGACCCTGGCCGGTGCTTCAGCCATCTCGCATGACCTGTATGCCAACGTGTGGGCGCATGGCAATGTGGACGAGCAACATGAAGTGCGGGTTTCCAAAATCGCCACTATCGTGTTGGGCATCATCGCGATTTTCCTCGGTATTGCCTTCGAGAAGCAAAACGTCGCCTACCTGGTGGCGCTGACCTTCTCAGTCGCCGCCAGCGCCAACTTCCCCATTTTGTTCATGTCGATCTACTACGGCAAGATGACCACTCGTGGCGCGTTGATCGGTGGCTGGCTGGGTCTGATCAGCGCCAGTGTGCTGGTGTTCATTGGCCCGACGGTGTGGAGAGATATCCTCCATATGGGTGATCCGATCTTCCCGCTCAAGTTCCCGGCGCTGTTCTCGATGACCATCGCCTTCCTGGGCATCTGGATTGGCTCGATCACCGATACCAGCGAGCGCGCCAAGAAGGAATGTGAAGCCTTCGAGGCGCAGGATGTGCGGTGCCAGACCGGTATCGGCGCCGAGGGTGCGGCCAGCCACTAA